In Ensifer canadensis, a genomic segment contains:
- the speB gene encoding agmatinase, with protein sequence MAWDEKKLGELKAKYGESHGGELFDPTFRRVADKIFTKSGTRLAPYSGIPTFLTAPHMAVDADEPDFGNLQVAIVGIPMDLGVTNRPGSRFGPRALRSIERIGPYNHVLGCAPVHELRVADIGDVPFQSRYRLELSHDDIEKRINQIVDAGVIPLSVGGDHSITHPILKAVGKKKPVGMIHIDAHCDTGGAYDLTKFHHGGPFRNAVLDGVLDPTRVVQIGIRGSAEYLWEFSYESGMTVIHAEEVTGLGIPAIIEKAKKIVGDGPTYLSFDIDSVDPSFAPGTGTPEIGGLTTREVLELIRGLKGINLVGGDVVEVAPQYDATTNTAHAGAQVLFEILSLMVFSPAVTGKSA encoded by the coding sequence ATGGCCTGGGACGAAAAGAAGCTTGGCGAACTCAAGGCGAAATACGGTGAAAGCCATGGCGGCGAGCTGTTCGACCCGACCTTCCGCCGCGTCGCCGACAAGATCTTCACCAAGAGCGGCACGCGCCTTGCGCCCTATTCCGGCATCCCGACTTTCCTGACGGCGCCGCACATGGCTGTTGATGCGGACGAGCCCGATTTCGGCAATCTGCAGGTCGCGATCGTCGGCATCCCCATGGATCTTGGCGTCACCAACCGTCCTGGTTCGCGCTTCGGACCGCGGGCGCTGCGTTCGATCGAGCGCATCGGCCCTTACAACCATGTGCTCGGTTGCGCGCCGGTTCACGAACTGCGTGTCGCCGACATCGGCGACGTGCCGTTCCAGAGCCGCTACCGGCTGGAGCTTAGCCACGACGATATCGAAAAGCGCATCAACCAGATCGTCGATGCCGGCGTCATTCCGCTGTCTGTTGGCGGCGACCATTCGATCACCCATCCGATCCTGAAAGCCGTCGGCAAGAAGAAGCCGGTCGGCATGATCCACATCGATGCCCATTGCGACACCGGCGGCGCCTACGACCTCACCAAGTTCCACCATGGCGGCCCGTTCCGCAACGCGGTGCTCGACGGTGTGCTCGATCCGACCCGTGTCGTGCAGATCGGCATCCGCGGCTCGGCCGAATATCTCTGGGAGTTCTCCTACGAGTCCGGCATGACCGTCATCCATGCGGAGGAAGTCACCGGTCTCGGCATTCCCGCGATCATCGAGAAGGCCAAGAAGATCGTTGGCGACGGCCCGACCTATCTCTCCTTCGACATCGACAGCGTTGATCCGAGCTTTGCACCGGGCACCGGCACGCCTGAAATCGGTGGTCTCACCACCCGCGAAGTGCTGGAACTGATCCGCGGCCTCAAGGGCATCAACCTTGTCGGCGGCGACGTCGTCGAGGTCGCGCCGCAATATGACGCGACGACCAACACGGCGCATGCCGGCGCCCAGGTTCTGTTCGAGATCCTCAGCCTCATGGTGTTCAGCCCGGCCGTTACCGGCAAGTCCGCCTGA
- a CDS encoding DMT family transporter, which yields MAALLIGGAAIGGSPIFVRLSEVGPMATAFWRVALALIPLLAWSWFRGAPASDRRPERLSEYALLVLPGVFLAIDLAAWHYALTKTSVANATLLANLAPVFVTLASWLLFRARISTVFAIGLATAVAGVIILKGGPMALADGNLLGDGVAVIAAMFYAGYILAIGRLRSLFSTIRIMVWSTASAAICMLPIVLLSEPTLLPPTLFGWSMLFGLAFVSHAGGQVAITYALAYLPPAFSSLTLLLQPVVAAILAWILLSEPVGLMQAIGGAIVLVGILIARRG from the coding sequence ATGGCTGCCCTGCTGATCGGCGGGGCTGCGATCGGCGGCTCGCCGATCTTCGTGCGCCTGTCCGAGGTCGGACCGATGGCGACGGCCTTCTGGCGCGTGGCGCTGGCGCTGATCCCGCTTCTCGCCTGGTCCTGGTTTCGTGGGGCGCCGGCGTCCGACCGGCGGCCCGAGCGGCTGTCGGAGTATGCGCTGCTGGTGCTGCCGGGTGTCTTCCTCGCAATCGACCTTGCCGCCTGGCACTATGCGCTGACCAAGACGTCGGTCGCCAATGCCACCCTGCTGGCCAACCTTGCCCCCGTTTTCGTGACGCTTGCGAGCTGGCTGCTTTTTCGCGCCCGCATCAGCACCGTGTTTGCCATCGGACTTGCGACGGCGGTCGCCGGCGTGATCATCCTCAAGGGCGGCCCGATGGCGCTTGCCGACGGCAATCTGCTGGGCGACGGCGTCGCCGTCATCGCTGCGATGTTCTATGCCGGTTACATCCTGGCAATCGGGCGGCTGCGCAGCCTGTTCAGCACCATCCGGATCATGGTTTGGAGCACGGCATCCGCCGCCATCTGCATGCTGCCGATCGTGCTTCTGTCCGAGCCCACGCTATTGCCGCCGACGCTCTTCGGCTGGTCGATGCTGTTCGGCCTCGCCTTCGTCAGCCATGCGGGCGGGCAGGTGGCGATCACCTATGCGCTCGCCTATCTGCCGCCGGCGTTTTCGTCGCTGACGCTTTTGCTGCAGCCGGTGGTCGCGGCGATCCTCGCCTGGATACTGCTCTCCGAGCCGGTCGGGCTGATGCAGGCAATCGGCGGGGCGATCGTGCTTGTCGGCATCCTGATCGCCCGCCGCGGTTAG
- a CDS encoding LysR substrate-binding domain-containing protein — translation MSSRLPPLNPLRAFEATARRGSVSAAARELNVTHGAISHQIRALELSINATLFVRGGKRLKLTPQGALLLPAVTHAFAEIAAATAAMTRPTTSGELRITCVPALLSFWLIPRLHLFTEQFPDVRLTLIASNDAAYLDASDVDVCLIYGDGNWPGCWSKLWSRLELFPVVSPTLLNMRPLRSVRDLRDHVMLHGDDGREWNTWLAAADASDLQRGRQHFMSDARLSTEAALHNQGVALGDTITAGSLIARGELIAPFDLTVPANDAFYVACRNEVLAAPIVRIFIDWMFSALENDPMPELQTSARTIIRSRASKSEPTDRKSVKDGFQPVSAPARGRRTERPQKRKNKA, via the coding sequence TTGTCCAGCCGCCTGCCGCCCCTGAACCCCTTGCGCGCCTTCGAGGCGACGGCGCGCCGTGGCTCCGTGTCGGCTGCCGCGCGCGAACTGAACGTGACGCACGGCGCCATCAGCCACCAGATCCGCGCGCTCGAACTCTCGATCAACGCCACGCTATTCGTGCGCGGCGGAAAGCGGCTGAAGCTGACGCCGCAGGGCGCGCTGCTACTTCCGGCGGTTACCCACGCCTTTGCCGAAATCGCCGCCGCAACAGCCGCCATGACGCGCCCGACCACCAGCGGCGAGTTGCGCATCACCTGCGTCCCCGCCCTGCTCTCCTTCTGGCTGATCCCGCGCCTGCACCTCTTCACCGAGCAGTTTCCCGATGTGCGGCTGACGCTGATCGCCTCCAATGATGCCGCCTATCTCGATGCGTCCGATGTCGACGTCTGCCTGATCTATGGCGACGGCAACTGGCCGGGCTGCTGGTCGAAGCTCTGGAGCCGGCTGGAACTGTTCCCGGTCGTCAGCCCGACATTGCTGAATATGCGGCCGTTGCGCTCCGTGCGCGACCTGCGCGACCATGTGATGCTGCATGGCGACGACGGGCGCGAATGGAACACGTGGCTGGCAGCGGCCGATGCCAGCGACCTGCAGCGCGGTCGCCAACATTTCATGAGCGATGCGCGGCTTTCGACCGAAGCGGCGCTGCACAATCAGGGTGTCGCGCTTGGCGACACCATCACCGCCGGCAGCCTGATCGCGCGCGGCGAGTTGATCGCTCCCTTCGACCTGACGGTTCCGGCCAACGACGCCTTTTACGTCGCCTGCCGCAATGAAGTGCTGGCCGCCCCGATCGTGCGTATCTTCATCGACTGGATGTTCTCGGCGCTGGAAAACGACCCGATGCCGGAACTGCAGACCTCCGCGCGCACGATTATTCGCAGCCGAGCCTCGAAATCCGAGCCGACAGACCGTAAATCGGTGAAGGACGGTTTTCAGCCGGTTTCAGCTCCGGCCCGCGGCCGGCGCACGGAACGCCCACAGAAACGCAAGAACAAAGCCTGA
- a CDS encoding aminotransferase: MPHFNPLVEKLSSPPVPSVLAWAKSYDGSRGPLIDLSQAVPGYPAHPDMLAWLGEAAASTAYTGYGAIEGEAALREAYAAHVAGLYRAAITADNIHITSGCNQAFICTAMAIASAGDTILMTNPYYFNQETTLAMLGINVELVPCDAGAGFLPEIDAITAALRPGIRALALVSPNNPTGAIYPPELLSRIYEVCRANGTWLILDETYRDFLPDAGAAPHGLLQTEGWQDSFIGLYSFSKSFCIPGHRLGAITAGPALVEQVTKIMDNLQICAPRSAQAAVAKAIPALADWRLGNRAEIAARTDALRDVMGRLPQWKLQAIGAYFAYIRHPFADIDSQFVAEKLAKLAGVICLPGDYFGEGQENYLRFAFANADAGTIRQLEERLAGFNLPGL, encoded by the coding sequence ATGCCGCATTTCAATCCGCTCGTCGAAAAGCTCTCGTCGCCGCCCGTGCCGTCGGTGCTCGCCTGGGCGAAAAGCTATGATGGCTCCCGCGGGCCGCTGATCGACCTCTCGCAGGCGGTGCCCGGCTATCCGGCGCACCCGGACATGCTGGCATGGCTGGGCGAAGCCGCGGCGTCGACTGCCTATACCGGCTATGGCGCGATCGAGGGTGAAGCGGCGCTGCGCGAGGCCTATGCCGCGCATGTGGCAGGCCTTTATCGCGCCGCGATCACGGCCGACAACATCCACATCACCTCTGGTTGCAACCAGGCATTCATCTGCACCGCGATGGCGATCGCCTCAGCCGGTGATACGATCCTGATGACCAACCCCTATTACTTCAACCAGGAAACGACGCTCGCCATGCTCGGCATCAATGTCGAGCTGGTGCCCTGCGACGCCGGCGCCGGCTTCCTGCCGGAGATCGACGCAATCACTGCTGCGCTGCGGCCGGGTATCCGGGCGCTCGCGCTGGTATCGCCGAACAATCCGACCGGCGCGATCTATCCGCCCGAGCTTCTGTCGCGCATCTACGAAGTTTGCCGCGCCAACGGCACCTGGCTGATCCTCGACGAAACCTATCGCGACTTCCTGCCCGATGCCGGCGCTGCACCGCACGGCCTGCTGCAGACGGAGGGATGGCAGGACAGCTTCATCGGCCTCTACAGCTTCTCCAAATCCTTCTGCATTCCGGGCCATCGCCTCGGCGCAATCACCGCCGGGCCGGCGCTGGTCGAGCAGGTCACCAAGATCATGGACAACCTGCAGATCTGCGCGCCCCGTTCGGCGCAGGCCGCGGTCGCCAAGGCTATTCCAGCACTTGCCGATTGGCGTCTCGGCAATCGCGCCGAGATCGCTGCGCGTACAGACGCGCTGCGCGATGTCATGGGCCGGCTGCCGCAATGGAAGCTGCAGGCGATCGGCGCCTACTTCGCCTATATCCGGCATCCCTTCGCGGACATCGATTCGCAGTTCGTGGCCGAGAAGCTGGCGAAACTCGCCGGTGTCATCTGCCTGCCGGGCGACTACTTCGGCGAAGGCCAGGAAAACTACCTGCGCTTTGCCTTTGCCAATGCCGACGCGGGCACGATCCGCCAACTGGAAGAGCGGCTCGCCGGCTTCAACCTTCCCGGCCTGTAA
- a CDS encoding transporter substrate-binding domain-containing protein translates to MTLHKTMKAAFAAALMLGAATGIARADALADIKSAGQINVGIFSDFPPFSSASADMSIKGYDVDVAQQIADGLGVKLNLVSVTGQNRIPYLNDKRVDILMSVGFSKERAEVIDFAAAYAPYYIAVIGPAELKVAGKDDLADKTIAVNRGTLEDTSLTEAAPSTAAIQRFDNYNAVIQAFISGQTQLMVVGNDVGAQVLARQEALKPEQKFQLLTSPSHIGLNKNEEALKTAVNDAVAKMLADGKLNASSEAWLKTPLNPENLKD, encoded by the coding sequence ATGACACTTCACAAGACGATGAAAGCAGCATTCGCCGCCGCTCTGATGCTGGGCGCGGCAACCGGTATCGCACGTGCCGACGCGCTCGCCGACATCAAGTCGGCCGGCCAGATCAATGTCGGCATCTTCTCGGACTTCCCGCCCTTCTCCTCGGCCAGTGCCGACATGAGCATCAAGGGTTATGACGTCGATGTCGCCCAGCAGATCGCCGACGGCCTCGGCGTCAAGCTCAACCTGGTCAGCGTCACCGGCCAGAACCGCATTCCCTATCTCAACGACAAGCGCGTCGACATCCTGATGAGCGTCGGCTTCTCCAAGGAACGTGCCGAGGTGATCGACTTCGCCGCGGCCTACGCACCTTACTACATCGCGGTCATCGGTCCGGCTGAGCTCAAGGTTGCCGGCAAGGACGACCTTGCGGACAAGACGATCGCCGTCAACCGCGGCACGCTGGAAGATACGTCGCTGACCGAGGCAGCGCCGTCGACCGCCGCGATCCAGCGCTTCGACAACTACAATGCCGTGATCCAGGCGTTCATCTCCGGCCAGACCCAGCTGATGGTCGTCGGCAACGACGTCGGTGCGCAGGTGCTGGCCCGCCAGGAGGCGCTGAAGCCGGAACAGAAGTTCCAGCTCCTGACCTCGCCGTCGCATATCGGCCTCAACAAGAACGAGGAAGCCCTGAAGACGGCCGTCAACGACGCGGTTGCCAAGATGCTTGCCGATGGCAAGCTGAATGCCAGCTCCGAGGCCTGGCTGAAGACGCCGCTCAACCCCGAAAACCTGAAAGACTAA
- a CDS encoding aldehyde dehydrogenase family protein, with product MLDKRKFYIDGQWVDPITPNDLEVLNPATEKPIAVISMGSAADIDRAVAAAKKAFATYSRTSVDERLALLEKLLSIYKRRYDEMVATITMELGAPTTMTREQQADVGVGHLQGFIDALKRLKTRDTLANGDVILREPIGICGLITPWNWPINQIALKVVPALATGSTCVLKPSEFTPLNAMLYAEMIDEAGFPAGVFNLVNGDGINAGAALSKHRDIDMMSFTGSTRAGIAVSKDAAETVKRVTLELGGKSPNIVFADADLEDRVSGSVLECFNNSGQSCDAPTRMLVERSVYDKVVEIAGRVGRGAEVGDPTKEGGHIGPLVSDVQFGRVQALIEAGIAEGARLVVGGAGKPEGFETGYFVKPTIFADVNNTMRIAREEVFGPVLAIIPFDTEEEAIAIANDTNYGLAAYVQTGDPKRAERVASRLRAGMVHINGGPHRYGSPFGGYKQSGNGREGGMFGLEDFLEVKTVHIPDAA from the coding sequence GATCTGGAGGTGCTGAACCCGGCGACCGAGAAGCCGATCGCGGTGATTTCGATGGGTTCGGCCGCCGATATCGATCGCGCCGTTGCCGCTGCGAAGAAGGCCTTCGCCACCTATAGCCGTACAAGCGTCGACGAGCGGCTGGCGCTGCTCGAAAAGCTGTTGTCGATCTACAAGCGCCGCTATGACGAGATGGTGGCCACCATCACCATGGAGCTCGGCGCTCCGACGACAATGACGCGCGAGCAGCAGGCGGATGTCGGCGTCGGCCATCTGCAGGGGTTCATCGATGCGCTGAAGCGGCTGAAGACGCGCGATACGCTGGCGAACGGCGACGTGATCCTGCGCGAGCCGATCGGCATCTGCGGCCTGATCACGCCCTGGAACTGGCCGATCAACCAGATCGCGCTCAAGGTCGTTCCCGCACTTGCGACCGGCTCGACCTGCGTGCTGAAGCCGAGCGAATTCACGCCGCTCAACGCCATGCTCTATGCCGAAATGATCGATGAGGCCGGTTTTCCAGCGGGCGTCTTCAACCTCGTCAATGGCGATGGCATCAATGCCGGTGCCGCACTGTCGAAGCATCGGGACATCGACATGATGTCGTTTACCGGTTCGACCCGCGCCGGCATCGCCGTCAGCAAGGATGCGGCCGAAACGGTCAAGCGCGTGACGCTCGAACTCGGCGGCAAGTCACCGAACATCGTCTTTGCCGATGCCGATCTCGAAGACCGAGTGAGCGGAAGCGTGCTCGAATGCTTCAACAATTCCGGCCAGTCCTGCGATGCGCCGACGCGCATGCTGGTCGAGCGTAGCGTCTACGACAAGGTCGTCGAGATCGCCGGCCGCGTCGGTCGTGGAGCCGAGGTCGGCGATCCGACCAAGGAAGGCGGCCACATCGGCCCGTTGGTGAGCGACGTCCAGTTCGGCCGCGTGCAGGCGCTGATCGAAGCGGGTATCGCCGAGGGCGCGCGTCTTGTCGTCGGCGGTGCCGGCAAGCCCGAGGGCTTCGAGACCGGCTACTTCGTCAAGCCGACCATCTTTGCCGACGTCAACAACACCATGCGCATTGCTCGCGAGGAGGTGTTCGGGCCGGTGCTGGCGATCATCCCCTTCGATACCGAGGAGGAAGCGATCGCGATCGCCAACGACACCAATTACGGGCTGGCCGCCTATGTGCAGACCGGCGATCCCAAGCGGGCGGAGCGGGTGGCGTCACGCCTGCGCGCCGGCATGGTCCACATCAACGGCGGCCCCCATCGTTATGGCAGCCCCTTCGGCGGCTACAAGCAGTCCGGCAATGGACGCGAAGGCGGCATGTTCGGGCTCGAGGATTTCCTTGAGGTCAAGACCGTGCATATTCCGGACGCGGCCTGA